Within Bacillota bacterium, the genomic segment GCAGCCCGATCCAGGTCGCCAGGGCTCCCTTGGCCACGTCGCCTGCGAGTACGAGTGCTCCCAACCTCGAGCCCAGCACGCGCGTCACATTGGTGGCTCCCACGTTACCGCTGCCGTAGCGCCGGATGTCGAGCCCACCCAGGCGTCGGGACACGAGGTAGCCCACCGGTATCGAGCCCAGAAGATACGCCGCCGCGATGACAGTGGCCCAGTACAACCCCGTAGTGAGTACCACGCAACCAAGCCCCCCTGGCCCAGTGTGGGACACCCCATTATAGCGCCCTCACCCTCTCCACAGGAGAGGGATCCGGTGATAGCCGGTGGCCCCGTGTCCGGAAGGGCCCGACGCCGCGTAGCGTCCTGCACGGCGGCGATAGCGAAAATCCCACGGCCTCCGGCGAAGGCAGTGCCCGCTGCGGTCGCCCCTCCAGCCCCGTCGCTCCCGGTGGCCCTGTGGTCGTACGTCACGGCCTCAGTGGCCGCGAGCCATTTTACGTTTTTCATGCTGTAGATGCCCGGCACGATAATCCGGACGGCGTGACCGTGGTCTGGCGGGAGCGGTTCCCCGTTCCTCTCCCACGCAAGCAGCGTCGTCGGCGCCAGGGCCTTGTGCAGCGGCAGGCTGTCCGTGTCGCCGTCGGCCGCCTCGAAGCCAATGTCCGCCACGCCGGCCTTCAGCCCGGCGCGCTCGAACGGCGTGCGCAAGGGGAGGCGCCGCCCGGCCGCTTCTTCAGCGAGCCCCGGCACGAGCCTACGAAGGCGTTTATGCCCAAGCTGCCGCAGCACTAAGATTTACTG encodes:
- a CDS encoding molybdopterin-dependent oxidoreductase, which codes for MLRQLGHKRLRRLVPGLAEEAAGRRLPLRTPFERAGLKAGVADIGFEAADGDTDSLPLHKALAPTTLLAWERNGEPLPPDHGHAVRIIVPGIYSMKNVKWLAATEAVTYDHRATGSDGAGGATAAGTAFAGGRGIFAIAAVQDATRRRALPDTGPPAITGSLSCGEGEGAIMGCPTLGQGGLVAWYSLRGCTGPLSSRRRIFWARYRWATSCPDAWVGSTSGATAAVTWEPPM